Part of the Chitinophaga parva genome is shown below.
AACCAAACCAAGTATTCAGAACATGAAAAAACTGTTAACACTGATCGCCCTGTTCGCCCTGCCCCTGCTGGTGAGCGCGCAGATCGAAAATCCCGTGAAGTGGAATTTCTCTTCCAAAAAGATCAATGAAACAACTTACGAACTGCACATGACCGCTACCATTGACCACGGCTGGCACCTGTATGCACAGGAAGCTGGTGAGGGCCCGGTAGCCACTGCTTTCAAGTTCTCCAAGAACCCGCTGGTGGCCAACTCCGGCAAAGTGAAGGAAGACGGTAAGCTGCTCAAGGCGTTTGACAAGAACTTCAATTCTGAACTGAAATACTACGCAGACAAGGTAGACTTTGTGCAGACCGTGGTAGTAAAAGGTAAAGCCGCTACCAAGGTGAAAGGCTCCGTAGAGTTCATGACCTGCGATGATCACCAATGCCTGCCGCCCAAAGAACTGGAGTTTGCCATTGCAGTAGGTGGCGCAGCCAAGTAATATCAATCCGTACTATTTATTTTTTTGATAACCCAAACGAGTTCTTTATGGAACTCGTTTGTTGTTTTCTCGCAAAAAACCAACCAACCAAGATAATCAACTATGAAATACTTATACGCTTTGCTGGCGTGGGCCATGATAGCGGCTTTGCCAGCCAGGGCACAGGATAGTACCGCCAAGGCTGTACACTGGACGTACAGCGCGGAAAAGAAAAGCGAAGGGGTGTACCTGCTGCACGCAAAAGCCAGCATCGAAAATGGATGGATCCTGTTCTCCACCACCATGCCGGACGACCTGCCTTATACCCGCATCACCCTGGACAGTGCTACCGCTACGGTGGCCAGCATCAGCAACATTACAGAGCAAGGCAAACTGGAAGCCCGCAAGGAAAAACTGCTGGATGCCAACGTTAAATACTTTGAGCACAATGTAGAACTGGTAGCAACGCTGAATGTGAAAGGTGCTCCAAAGAACCTGAAAGGCGTTGTGTCTTACATGGCGCTGAAGGGAGAGGAGATCACCGGTCCCGATGACGATGCTTTCAAATTTGTACTGGACGCCCAGGGTAATATCAGCACCGCGGCCGCCGGCCTGCAGGAAAATGCAGGTAATTCACAGGAACTGAAGCGTACCGCTATTGATATCAACCATCCCCTGTCTGATGTGGGTGGTACCGGTGCAGAAGGCAAGAAGAGCCTGTGGACTATCTTCCTGCTCGGTTTTGCCGGCGGCTTCATTGCCCTGCTCACGCCTTGTGTGTTCCCGATGATCCCGCTCACCGTGTCGTTTTTCACCAAGAAAGCGGAAAGCCGGGGTGCCGGCATTTTCAATGCATCCATGTATGGGTTCTTTATTTTCCTGATCTATGTATTGCTTAGCACTCCTTTTTATTTTATTGGGAGTGGCAATTCAGAGATCCTCAACAATATTTCCACGAACGTTTACCTGAATCTTTTCTTCTTCATCATCTTCGTGGTATTTGCCATTTCTTTCTTCGGTTACTTTGAGATCACCCTGCCCAGCGGCCTGGCTTCCAAAGTGGATTCCAAGGCCAGCGTAGGCGGCCTGGTAGGTACCTTCTTCATGGCCCTCACCCTGGCTTTGGTATCGTTCTCCTGTACCGGTCCTATCCTGGGTACCCTGCTGGCAGGTGCCCTGAGCACGGATGGCGGTGCGGTGCAGCTCACCATGGGCATGGCAGGCTTTGGCCTGGCCCTGGCGCTGCCTTTCTCTATCTTTGCCCTGTTCCCTAACCTGCTGAAGTCACTGCCCAAATCCGGTGGCTGGCTTACTTCTGTAAAAGTAGTGTTGGGTTTCATTGAAGTGGCTATGGCGCTGAAGTTCTTATCCAACGCGGACCTGGTAATGCACTGGGGCCTGCTGAAACGGGAAGTGTTCTTTGGCATCTGGATCGTGATCTGCGTGCTCGCAGCCCTGTACATGCTGGGTAAGGTGCGCTTTGCCCATGATGCCCCGCTGAAAAAGATCTCCGCTACCCGCTGGATCTTTGCTGTGATCTTCTTTGCATTTGCGGCTTACCTGGCGCCTGGTGTTACCAATACCAAGGCGGCCAACCGCCAGTTGATCAGCGGTTTCCCGCCGCCCCTGAGCTACAGCGTGTATAAAGAAAATACCGGCGATGTAGAGCCCAATGTGCGCAATGATTATTTCAAAGCATTGGCACTGGCTAAGGAGCAACACAAACCCTTACTGATAGACTTTACCGGCTGGGCGTGCGTGAACTGCCGAAAGATGGAAGAAAATGTATGGCCTAACCCACTGGTGAAATCCATCATAAAGAACGATTACATCCTGGTATCGCTGTATGTGGATGACCGCGCGCAACTGCCGGAAGAAGAGCAGTTCCTGTTCACAGCTACGGATGGCAGCAAGAAAAAGATCCGGACCATTGGGGATAAATATGCCACTATGCAGACAGTGAACTTCATCAATAACTCACAGCCTTTCTATGTGCTGATCAGCCCTGATGAACAACTGCTGACCAAGCCGGTGGGGTATACGCCTAACGCCGCTGAATATGCCGCCTGGCTGAAAGCGGGGCTGGAGGCATACCAGAAAATAAAGTAAACGCTGATTATAAGTGATAAAACGGCTGCCTTCAAAAAAGGGCAGCCGTTCTTTATTTGCAAAAAAATAAGCCTGGCCGCAAACGCACGCCAGGCTTACATTCTATCAAAGTACTATTAATCTATTCAAACAAGAACCCATCCAGTTCCGCAATAGTGATGGTCTTTTGCTCCCGGTTCGTCAGGTGCTTGATGCTCATCTTATTTTCCGCCAGCTCACTTTCACCCAGGATCACGATATAAGGGATAGCGCGCCTGTCCGCGTATTTCATCTGTTTGTCCATCTTGGCGGCCTCATGGTACAGCTCCGCGGCAATGCCTTTACCGCGCAGCTGCATCACCAGCGGGAAGGCCACCTTTACGCTGGCATCACCCAGGTTCAGGAACATCACTTTGGTGGATTGCTGGGCCGCCTCCGGGAAGAGCTCCAGTTGTTCCAGCACATCATAAATGCGGTCTACCCCAAAGGAAATGCCCACGCCGGAAATGCCGGGCAGGCCAAACAGGCCGGTAAGATCATCATAACGGCCGCCACCGCCTATACTACCGATAGACACGGTAGCCGGGGCTTTTACTTCCACGATCATGCCGGTGTAGTAATTGAGGCCACGGGCCAGGGTTACGTCCAGGATGGGTGTGGCCTTGAATTGGGCCAGGCCGGAGTTCAGCACAAAGCTGATCTCTTCAATGCCTTTCATGCCGGTGGGGGAGGTAGCCAGCAGTTCGGAAAGGCGGGTTAGCTTTTCATCGTTGCTGCCACTGATCAGCAGGAAATTTTCAATAACACTGATCTCTTTTTCACCCAGGCCCCGCTGCTGCAGTTCTTCTTTCACCTTGTCCATGCCTATTTTATCCAGCTTGTCAATGGCCACGGTAATGTCTGTGAGCAGGTCCGGGCGGCCGGTCAGTTCTGCCAGGCCGCTGAGGATCTTGCGGTTGTTCACGCGCAACTCATAGCCTTGCAGGCCCAGTTTATTGAATACAGTATCGTAGATGAGCAGCAGCTCTATTTCGTTCAGCAGGGAATCGCTGCCTACCACATCGGCATCGCACTGGTAAAACTCGCGGTAGCGGCCTTTCTGGGGGCGGTCTGCCCGCCATACGGGCTGCATCTGGTAGCGCTTAAAGGGCATGGCCAGTTCGTGCTGGTTCATAGACACGAAGCGGGCAAAGGGAATGGTGAGGTCGTAGCGCAGCGCCTTTTCTGCGAAGAGGCGCACACTGCGCACCAGCGGTATGTTCTCCTGGATGCTGGCAGCCAGGGGAGCGGCGGCTTTATTGAGGGATTCACCGTTGTTGAGGATCTTGAACATCAGCTGGTCGCCCTCATCACCGTACTTGCCGGTGAGGGTGTCCAGTTGTTCCATCGCGGGGGTTTCCAGGGGCTGAAAGCCAAAGAGCTGGAAGGCTTCGCGGATGGTCTGCATGATGTAGTTGCGCTTCCGCATCACAGCGGGCCCAAAGTCGCGGGTGCCTTGCGGAAGTGAAGGTTTAATCTTGGCCATTGTTATTGGGTTCGTCGTGTTTGCGTGATCGGATGTTTATGCTTTCTGTACTATTTTTTCGCAGGCGTTGTAGATCAGCTCATACACCGGTGCAAAGAGGGCGTCATCATACCAGGGATCGGGCACGGGCTGCTGGTTGTCCAGCAGCAGCTGTACCTTGGCCTCGTCCTGCAGGGTGCGGGCCTTCCGGAGGATATCGCGGTAATTATCCAGGTCCATGGCGTAGATACGGTCAAACCGGTCAAAGTCGTGCACGCTGAACTGCCGGCCACGCAGGCCGGAAATGTCAATGCCGTGCTGGCTGGCCACGCGGATGGAGCGGGGATCAGGCGGATCGCCCACATGCCAGTTGCCGGTGCCGGCGCTGTCTATTTCCCAGGGCAGGCTGGCCCGGGCGGCCAGGTCGCGCATAATGCCTTCTGCCAGGGGAGAGCGGCAGATATTGCCCAGGCAGACCATCAGTATCTTTATCATGGTGATCAGGATTTGGTCCAAATGGCAGTTCTGCCGGCGCTAAATGACCTGCAAAATGGCCGCCACGGGCCGGGAAACAAATTTTTTCCCGCCGCAAACCTACAAGAATTTTACCTTATCTTGCCAGCCTTTGTGGAAATCACGTGCACCGGCATCTGTAGAATAATAGGGGTAAAAGGCCCATTTAGCGGGAATTTAACCATTAAACAATCGAGCGGTTTTACAGGTTTATTTTAATAGAACCTGTGTCCGCAGGGCAGTTTCTTTAACAAGTCTTTAATAATAGTTTCCGCGTATTGGAAAACATTTTTTTGTATAATTGTAATTCGCTAACATATGCAACAGGATCAAACAGTGCGTAAAAATCTGGAAGAGGAGCATCAGCAGCGTGGTACCAATTACAGGGGATTGGGTCAGATCGTCAGGGGCCTGCTTTTTGTGTTTGTCGGATTGTTCATTTTATTTTCAGATAAACTGGGCCTGGGCCTTAAAGCCAGCCCGCTGGTGCAAACCATCATGGGTTATCTGGCCATTGCCTATGGTGCTTTCCGCTTAGGTTCCGGCGTATGGAAAATGACAAGAAAATAGCAACAAGTCGATACACGTTAATGCGAGCATTTATGAAACAACAGTTCAAGCACGTTGCGCTGGCCCTGGGTTTAACGACCTCTATTGCGGCCTGTCACTCCGGGCCCACTTCCACTTTTACAGACACGGAAACCTCGGGTACTATCCATATATCTGTGGACGAAACCTATAAGCCACTGATAGATTCAGAGATCAGGGTTTTCGAATCATTATATCCTAAAGCACACATCATTGCGGACTACAAGCCGGAACAGGATTGTTTTGCAGACCTGCTGGCCGACAGTACCCGCATGATCATTGTGACGCGGGAGCTCAGCGAGAAAGAAACACAGTTCATTAAAGACCAAAAGGATCACATTGTGCCCAGCGGCTTGCGCCTGGCCTGGGACGCAGTGGCACTGGTGGTGAACAAGCAGGCAAAGGATTCCATCTTTAATATGGACCAGCTGCACGACATCATGAGTGGTAAGGATTCCAGCTGGCAACTGGTATTTGATAATGAAAAATCCAGCACCGTTCGTTATATTCGCGACTCTATCAACCAGGGCAAGCCACTGCCCGCGGGCACCATGGCCGCTAAAACCAACCCGGAGGTGATAGACTACGTTGTGAAGAACAAGAAGGCGATGGGGTTGATCGGTGTAAGCTGGATCTCCGATACTGCGGATTCCACTTCCATTGACTTCACCAACCGGGTTAACGTAGTGAAACTCCGTGCAGACGGCTATACTGAATATGTGCAACCTTACCAGTATTACATCGGAACCGGTGCTTATCCACTGAAGCGCAGCCTGTGGTATAACCTGAAAGAGCCCCACCAGGGCTTAGGCACGGGATTTGCCACCTTCCTCGGCAGCCAGGAAGGCCAGCTGCTGATCGGACGTTTTAAACTTTTTCCTGCGCGTATGAACATTTTATTTAAGACCGTAAACCTGAAATAACCATTTACCGGCAACGTACACACACAGTAAAAAACTAACACAACTAAATACTAAAACCCGGATTGCTCATGAACAAACGGAACATTTTAATCGCCGCCTCCGCCATGCTGCTCGCAGCAGGCAGTGTGAAAGCGCAAACTGTAGAAGACGGCCTGAAAGACCTGTACTACCAGAAATATTCCTCTGCCAACCAGGATTTTCAAAAAGTAATTGCAGCTAAGCCCACGGAAGAAAGAGCCTATTACTATCAAGGGATTGCCCAACTGGGCCTCGGCGACAACGCCGGCGCCGCTGCCACCTTCCAGAAAGGCCTGGCCGCCGTGCCTAACTCTCCGCTGCTTACCGCCGGCCTGGGTCGCATAGACCTGCTGAACGGTAACGTGGATGCTGCCAAGCAAAAATTTGAAGCCGCCAACGCCGCTACCCGTGGCCTGAACCCCGACGTAGCCCGCGCCATTGCAGACGCCAACTCCGAGATCAAGGGTGGCGACCGCGGTTATGCTGCTTCCGTAATGGAAAAGCTGCTGAACAACGAAGACGGCCGCAAGAAGAAAGAAATGGTTACGCCCACCGCGGCTGACTATATTGAACTGGGTGACGCTTACCGTGCACTCGGTGGTGAGAATGGTGGTAAGGCCCTCACTGCATATGACAAGGCCCTGGAACTGGACCCCAACAATGCAGAAGCGGTAACCAAGGAAGGTATGCTGAACTACAACGCCCGCCTGAAAGAACAAGCGGTGTCTGACTGGGCCAAAGCCACCAACATGGATCCGAAATATGGTCCCGCATTCTACCAGCTGTTCCAGTTCTACGTAACCCCGAAGAAAGACCAGCTCTCCTGGGAAAATGCTGCAAAATACCTGCAATCCTATATTGCAGTGGCAGATCCCGCTGATAAAAATGAATCTACTTACAACCAGGCCGCTATTGCCTTCTACCAGAAGAACTACGACCAGGCTATCTCCACTGCCCAGGCTGGCCTGGCCAACGCCAACCCTGCTTACAAAGGCAAACTTACCCGCCTGATGGGGGACGCCTACCTGCAGAAAGGTGATTCCGCTACCGCCCGCAAAACCATGGACCAGTATGTACAGTCTGTAGGAGGTGATTCCAAACTGGAACCCAATGACTTCAAACTGCTGGCTGCTATCTATGCTAAAGTAAAAGGGGTTGATTCCGCCGATAACGCC
Proteins encoded:
- a CDS encoding protein-disulfide reductase DsbD domain-containing protein translates to MKKLLTLIALFALPLLVSAQIENPVKWNFSSKKINETTYELHMTATIDHGWHLYAQEAGEGPVATAFKFSKNPLVANSGKVKEDGKLLKAFDKNFNSELKYYADKVDFVQTVVVKGKAATKVKGSVEFMTCDDHQCLPPKELEFAIAVGGAAK
- a CDS encoding protein-disulfide reductase DsbD family protein is translated as MKYLYALLAWAMIAALPARAQDSTAKAVHWTYSAEKKSEGVYLLHAKASIENGWILFSTTMPDDLPYTRITLDSATATVASISNITEQGKLEARKEKLLDANVKYFEHNVELVATLNVKGAPKNLKGVVSYMALKGEEITGPDDDAFKFVLDAQGNISTAAAGLQENAGNSQELKRTAIDINHPLSDVGGTGAEGKKSLWTIFLLGFAGGFIALLTPCVFPMIPLTVSFFTKKAESRGAGIFNASMYGFFIFLIYVLLSTPFYFIGSGNSEILNNISTNVYLNLFFFIIFVVFAISFFGYFEITLPSGLASKVDSKASVGGLVGTFFMALTLALVSFSCTGPILGTLLAGALSTDGGAVQLTMGMAGFGLALALPFSIFALFPNLLKSLPKSGGWLTSVKVVLGFIEVAMALKFLSNADLVMHWGLLKREVFFGIWIVICVLAALYMLGKVRFAHDAPLKKISATRWIFAVIFFAFAAYLAPGVTNTKAANRQLISGFPPPLSYSVYKENTGDVEPNVRNDYFKALALAKEQHKPLLIDFTGWACVNCRKMEENVWPNPLVKSIIKNDYILVSLYVDDRAQLPEEEQFLFTATDGSKKKIRTIGDKYATMQTVNFINNSQPFYVLISPDEQLLTKPVGYTPNAAEYAAWLKAGLEAYQKIK
- the hisS gene encoding histidine--tRNA ligase — translated: MAKIKPSLPQGTRDFGPAVMRKRNYIMQTIREAFQLFGFQPLETPAMEQLDTLTGKYGDEGDQLMFKILNNGESLNKAAAPLAASIQENIPLVRSVRLFAEKALRYDLTIPFARFVSMNQHELAMPFKRYQMQPVWRADRPQKGRYREFYQCDADVVGSDSLLNEIELLLIYDTVFNKLGLQGYELRVNNRKILSGLAELTGRPDLLTDITVAIDKLDKIGMDKVKEELQQRGLGEKEISVIENFLLISGSNDEKLTRLSELLATSPTGMKGIEEISFVLNSGLAQFKATPILDVTLARGLNYYTGMIVEVKAPATVSIGSIGGGGRYDDLTGLFGLPGISGVGISFGVDRIYDVLEQLELFPEAAQQSTKVMFLNLGDASVKVAFPLVMQLRGKGIAAELYHEAAKMDKQMKYADRRAIPYIVILGESELAENKMSIKHLTNREQKTITIAELDGFLFE
- a CDS encoding low molecular weight protein-tyrosine-phosphatase, whose translation is MIKILMVCLGNICRSPLAEGIMRDLAARASLPWEIDSAGTGNWHVGDPPDPRSIRVASQHGIDISGLRGRQFSVHDFDRFDRIYAMDLDNYRDILRKARTLQDEAKVQLLLDNQQPVPDPWYDDALFAPVYELIYNACEKIVQKA
- a CDS encoding substrate-binding domain-containing protein, whose amino-acid sequence is MKQQFKHVALALGLTTSIAACHSGPTSTFTDTETSGTIHISVDETYKPLIDSEIRVFESLYPKAHIIADYKPEQDCFADLLADSTRMIIVTRELSEKETQFIKDQKDHIVPSGLRLAWDAVALVVNKQAKDSIFNMDQLHDIMSGKDSSWQLVFDNEKSSTVRYIRDSINQGKPLPAGTMAAKTNPEVIDYVVKNKKAMGLIGVSWISDTADSTSIDFTNRVNVVKLRADGYTEYVQPYQYYIGTGAYPLKRSLWYNLKEPHQGLGTGFATFLGSQEGQLLIGRFKLFPARMNILFKTVNLK
- a CDS encoding tetratricopeptide repeat protein; the encoded protein is MNKRNILIAASAMLLAAGSVKAQTVEDGLKDLYYQKYSSANQDFQKVIAAKPTEERAYYYQGIAQLGLGDNAGAAATFQKGLAAVPNSPLLTAGLGRIDLLNGNVDAAKQKFEAANAATRGLNPDVARAIADANSEIKGGDRGYAASVMEKLLNNEDGRKKKEMVTPTAADYIELGDAYRALGGENGGKALTAYDKALELDPNNAEAVTKEGMLNYNARLKEQAVSDWAKATNMDPKYGPAFYQLFQFYVTPKKDQLSWENAAKYLQSYIAVADPADKNESTYNQAAIAFYQKNYDQAISTAQAGLANANPAYKGKLTRLMGDAYLQKGDSATARKTMDQYVQSVGGDSKLEPNDFKLLAAIYAKVKGVDSADNAKIDSLASVYEEKYALSDTTKDAERYRSVAEAFKNMRDYKKSAEWYGKLVSDFSDEQNPSKIQDFFWKGTMEMYSQQYVAADSTFSQFIAKYPQQEILGTYWKGRANMAQDPEAKEGKAVEIFKHWAEIGGEEKTKAKDKMYPYQYLMIYYYNKEDKDNLKMYEDKVLSIDPGNATVKQIQDNIESVERSKAAANKPAAKPHK